cattatttttctatagACAAAATAATTCTGGGATTGCTAGTgtttcaaacaaataaatatcaTAACTTTCCAgatgcatattttaaattttaaaaacatcccTCGAAAAAACATTGCTTTGTTGTATAGTGTTTTCTCTGTCATAGTCTTATAACAATATAAcagctcatttgaaaaaaaaaaaacattaattgtaAAAGTACGTGTAAGTCATACATTTATCGTTATATAACTTACGATGATTTAAATCGAAAGTTTTGTTAAAAGAGTCGAAGGAACATAAAGAAGAGAAAACGATAAGTGtgtatattaaatttaatttaccTTTTCGAATAATAAATGAATCAGACAAACGTGTTTTGTTATATTATGCTATTAGCAATGCAAACTTTTCATtcgtattttgatttttttaatgatttcaattttCCCTGTTGTAGCGTAAATACATATGTTGTAGTTTTAATCAAAATACATTTGATATACTAATTTTGAtacaatttatctttttttcagaaaCCATGAATACCTTACCTTTTGTTGTCGTGCTTGCTGTGCTGGTTACTTTAGCCACTGCTAACAGTTATCATCAACGATCATGGGGTTCACAAGGTTCAAGAGTTTTGGGAAGTAGATGGAATAGTAGACAGCTTAATAATGGATGGAATAGTGGTTGGAATAGTGGACGTCTGTCAGGAGGTTTAAATGGCGGATATCGAAGTAAGTTATAtaaac
The window above is part of the Mytilus galloprovincialis chromosome 4, xbMytGall1.hap1.1, whole genome shotgun sequence genome. Proteins encoded here:
- the LOC143070896 gene encoding uncharacterized protein LOC143070896, which produces MNTLPFVVVLAVLVTLATANSYHQRSWGSQGSRVLGSRWNSRQLNNGWNSGWNSGRLSGGLNGGYRRHKRAATYDPYRSSHLDSGLGRFDRWGINSGRRSNLGWRSNSGWGSNSGLSLRGY